From the genome of Gemmatimonas phototrophica, one region includes:
- a CDS encoding FmdB family zinc ribbon protein, with product MPIYVYETLPTTPNVAPERFEVRQSMAEAPLTQHPESGVPVRRILSAGLVIVNSPQGGAACGTPRAVSNGGCGSGNCCMH from the coding sequence ATGCCCATCTACGTCTACGAAACCCTTCCCACGACCCCAAACGTGGCCCCGGAACGGTTTGAGGTCCGCCAGTCCATGGCCGAGGCGCCGCTCACGCAGCACCCCGAGTCGGGGGTGCCCGTGCGTCGCATTCTGTCGGCCGGGTTGGTCATCGTGAACAGCCCGCAGGGCGGCGCGGCGTGCGGAACCCCCCGGGCCGTCTCCAACGGCGGGTGCGGGTCCGGAAACTGCTGCATGCACTAA